The nucleotide sequence agcatatctcttatataggtTTCTGCTAATATGGAGGAGGGAAGGTGAGGGAAAAGAGCAGCTATAACCCTCCCTCGAAATatattagacatgttatgtttCATTTGGGCGATCAACAATTAGTTAATTAGGTATAATTTGTATACGAAATTAATGTGATTGCATTcgtattaaaaatattagattttatttttgaaatcacATAAATAATATATTAGTAAAAAAAGTGTCACATAAATAATATATTAGTAAAGAAATTCTTGGATAATACGGATTACCTTGTTAAACAAAatgtgccttatatttttggcaaattttgctaaagGACACTTCGACTTCGTAGTTTTAGCCGTGGAACACCGCTCgaactcacttttgggggaaaatactccataaacgtggtaatttgccaaTGGACACCGCGTCGATTagaataataatttccggttgaagaggagagaaatcatgtgaaatgtcaaaaatgcccttgggcccacatgtcagctctcttgtctgtcttctctctcttctctgtctATCTTCTCTCCCAGAGGGGCACGGGGCGGCGTCGGCCGCCGGGGCTTGAGGACGGCGGGAGCGGCCGCGGCGCTTGCGACGGGagtggcggaggacggcggggaggagAGCCGCGTCATCGTCACCAActgcggcggaggacggcgaggcCATGGCGAAGCagcacggggcggcggcgggcgggaggaACATGCGCCAGAGCCGGTCGGTGCGCGGGACTGAGACGATGGGCGTGCCGATGAGGCGGAGCTCGGCGGGGGTGCACTCCTCACCGCCGAAGAATGGCTGGATCACGCATGAAGAAATCCACGAGAGCACGGATCACGCATCAAGAAATCCACAAGGGCATATGATGCGCATGAAGAAGTCCACGAGCGCATGGACCGCGCGTGAAGAAGTCCATGAGGGTGTGCGATGCGCATAAAGAAGCACATGCACAACCCGAGCACATGACTTTTCCTAAGATATCATGCCTCACCGTTGGCCTCTCGTTGTCCACATGATATCTGGACTGCATCTTGGTGTCATGTGCTATAGAACACTCACACTACACTCACGCTGCATTATCTGGACATGTGCATTGAACTCACTAATTTCCTATTAAAACCCACCTATATGCGCGTAATATTCATGACACTAGACTTGAATCGTAGTGGGCGGAGACATGCATCACGACTCCACCATCACACCGCTAATGCTTCCCCCTGCTCCACCTCACTTTGTCAAAGGGATGAGACATGCATGTTTAGATTAGTGCCAAAATGAACTTTCAAAAATTTGGcaaaaccaaaattttagtaaagtgATAACAATGTAAAGTTTTGATAAGGCTAAATGTGTTGTTGCCAAAATTCTCTAGATATTACTAatatttggtaacaaactaaatgcaTCCATATATTTATCACATTTACCTTAAAAAAAATCGTATGGTATAAATTAGCACTAATCGAAACATGCCAACATGTCATATAAAATGTGGGCAACAATAAGTTAGAGATAACTATGCCAGTAGAGTTTAcgatgttctaaaaaaaaaaggtagagtCCACCATATGCGAATTCGAGAAGTAATAAAAGTGTATAACCAATCAAGCAAACGCTAGGTTAACAAATTATGAGTTTGTGACACCTTTTGGACGCCAACAAAATCAAACTAAGAAACGACGAGAGTAGCACTGTAACCCTTCACATCTCTAATCTCTTCACCGACGAACTGGGACAAGAAAAAAATCTCACAAAGGGACAGCCCTTCATTCCCCCCTATCCCCAATCATTCCCTGCAAAAACAACAAGATTACACAGTACTCTCTTTGTTTTATATTACTAAGCTATTACGATTTACTTTTtaatcaaattatttttattttgactaactttataaaaaaactgtaacaaaattttaacacaaaataaatatattatcaaaatatattcaacattACCTTTAATAAACCTAATTTAACATTCTCAATGTTGTTaaatttgtttataaacttaattaaacctTAAAAAAAGTTCGATTTAAAATgacgaaacggagggagaagTGCAGGGTACGCCGACgtccacgtcagcgccacatcggctcggtgggccccacccctcGCCGCGGGCCCCAGCCGACAGTGCCGCCGCACGCTGCAAAAGCGGTCCACGTAGACCACGTGCTCCCTTCCCCTAAagccgagaagaagaagagaagcagcacaaaaaaaaaaaaaaaaggaaaaaagcgaagagaagagagagagagagtgtgaagCGAAGCGAGGAACATTTGTGCTTTTCCTCCGCTTCcttgtctcctccttccttccttcttttGACGCAAATCCATTATTCTCTCCGCTTATTCCCCCTccacctctcgccgccgcctcctcctcctccgccgccgccgccgccgccggcgagcgaggCAGGTGGGCTGTCCTGCTGTCTACCTGGTTCAGCTGCTGCGGTAAGCCGGGCGTGGTGGTGAGCTTGGGTTGGGTGAGGatggggggtggtggtggtggtggtggggttgAGGGAGATTTGGTGGTGTAGGTGGGGGTGatttgatttggtttggtttgattTGTGGGCGTGTTCGTCGGCGGAAATACTGGTGGGATTTTGttctgcggtggcggcggcggtggtgattTTTGGTGCTTTCGTTGATGCGTGAGGGCGGCGGTTTTGTGGCCGATCTGATGCGTCCGAGGCGCCCGGAGTGAGGTGGTTTTGCGCGatttggaggaggaggtggtggtggtggtggaggggatCTCTCCTCTTTGTGAGGTTTTTGGGAAAGTGTGTGTAGTGCGAGGTGGGGATGGGGGTGGCGCCGCCGGAGCTGGGGCAGTTCGACGGGTGGGAGAGctccggggaggaggagagggagaggtgggggtggtgccgccgcagccggagcCGCAGCGGGAGCcgtagcggcagcggcagcgggagcagcaggcggcggctgccacggaagggcagcggcggcggcggtggcggggaggaCGCCACGGTGGCCACCGGGTGCTGCATCCGGCTGTGGCCGATGGGGAgctgcccaccgccgccgcggtccAAGGTGGACACCTCCACCAGCAGCGCCAGCACGCACGGCGGTAACGTCCCTTTCGTCCTTTCTAAAGATGAGCTAACCTGCAACGACTATAATTGGAATTTGGAATCTGTTATGTAAATGGATTTTGGCCATAAATATGTCTGGATATTTAGATGTGATGTAACCACATGGCCTTGATTAGCGCTGAGGTTATAGTAGGTTAGAATGTAAATGTCGAGTACGTATGCATAGGCATATAGTTTTGTAGAGAGCTGAGTGCAGCTATGTTTTTGTACTTAGAATCCTCAGCGCTTTGCGCGCGTCCCTGTTTTGGGCATTGAATGTACAAATTGACTAGTAATTATTACGACAAGCGTGTAGGACACGTAATTATCGGTAAACAGTCGGCAAATCATACATATCATCCAGCATCATATTTCAAGCTGAGCTGTAGTTCTCATTACTACCTATTACCGTTTAAATTGGAAGATAGATATTGGATGAGCGACTGTATGGGACCAGTGGCATGAGTGTTCTTTTGGGGTTTCTATTCTATTTTTAGTGTGGCATGTGGTTGTTCGTGCTCCTTGCATGCCACACTTAATCTCGTAGCAAATTAATTAGAACGGCACACATAAATGAGCACCATTGGTTTCTCCAGTCAGGAATGGTTGTTGATATGTTAGGATCAGCCACCTGACTTTGATGGTGTTTTGACAGCAGATGTGGTGTTTGAAATCATGAGTCATCACTCATCAAGGCTGCTTGGCTGCTTTAAGCATTCATTGATGGACATGAATGAATGGAACATGAGAAAGTCGTATTTTCTTGGGATCCATACCCAAAAAGACCAAAACTAAACTTTACACTTCACTGTGTCCTTCAGCTGTATCCCAGAAGTTACTGTACAGTTTGCCAATTTCATTACTTGTGTTTATCTGAATTAGTGTTGTGGGGTTTATTTATTGTTGAGGAGATGGTCTTTCGTTTCTCATTAGTATGCCATATTAAAACTGTTATCCATTTCATGGAACAGCAGAAAAGTCAACCGAAAATGGTAGCAGGAACCATCCAGTTGTATCAGTAGTCTCAGGCTCAACAACTACTAGTAATGCTGAGAGCAGTTCATCAGCATCTAAAGCTGGAGAGGAAATAAAAGTTGCCTCACAGTTGCGCAAGTTTGCATTCAATGATCTAAAATGTGCCACCCGGAACTTCAGGCCTGAGAGTATCCTTGGAGAGGGGGGTTTTGGATGTGTTTTTAAAGGGTGGATTGAAGAGAATGGAACTGCACCTATGAAACCTGGTACAGGCCTTACAGTTGCTGTCAAAACACTCAATCATGATGGGCTTCAAGGGCACAAAGAATGGGTGGTATGTGCTTTGTTATTCTTATTGTTCAAATTGCTTTTGTTCCGTTCATGTTTGGTACCATTCCCATTAGAACCCCCAATGACTGACATTTGTTCTGCTTCGTTTCAGGCAGAGGTTGATTTCCTAGGTAACCTTCACCATCCCAATTTGGTGAGGCTGATTGGATATTGTGTTGAAGATGACCAAAGATTGCTGGTTTATGAATTCATGCCTCGTGGAAGTTTAGATAACCATCTATTCAGAAGTACGTGTCTGACCAGTTTCTCAAGACATTGAAACTTCAATTTGTATACAATGCCTGTGCTTTAATGAATGAACTTATCATTCATATTTGAGTAGCTCTTCTGAAGTGTTTGGTCATTGCATCTTGCTGctggaaaaaatattaaatagatAGAAATATTGAATCTTATATGATTTATGATTCACCTATAGggtctcttcctctcccttgGTCCATCAGAATGAAGGTTGCTCTTGGAGCAGCAAAGGGTCTTGCTTTCCTTCATGAAGAAGCAGAAAGACCAGTTATTTACCGTGATTTTAAAACATCTAATATACTGCTAGATGCTGTAAGTTTTAAGTCCTTGAATTGGATTACGTATTGCACACCACACGATTCACATCTTGTAATTTTGTATATTATGCTACTCTTGCAGGATTACAATGCAAAACTCTCAGATTTTGGGCTTGCCAAAGATGGCCCTGTAGGTGACAAAACTCACGTGTCTACTCGAGTAATGGGAACATATGGTTATGCAGCTCCGGAGTATGTTATGACAGGTAAGTGCTTCATCAGTCATCACCAGGGTTGAcgttaccgccggtaaccgcgggggtacggtaatataaataccgcagtaacctccttaaattcaaataaatttaaaaaataatttaaagttttgataaattttgcacggttttgtatgGTTTTTCACGGTTATCGCGGTTACTG is from Oryza sativa Japonica Group chromosome 9, ASM3414082v1 and encodes:
- the LOC4346848 gene encoding serine/threonine-protein kinase PBL34 isoform X1 gives rise to the protein MGVAPPELGQFDGWESSGEEERERWGWCRRSRSRSGSRSGSGSGSSRRRLPRKGSGGGGGGEDATVATGCCIRLWPMGSCPPPPRSKVDTSTSSASTHGAEKSTENGSRNHPVVSVVSGSTTTSNAESSSSASKAGEEIKVASQLRKFAFNDLKCATRNFRPESILGEGGFGCVFKGWIEENGTAPMKPGTGLTVAVKTLNHDGLQGHKEWVAEVDFLGNLHHPNLVRLIGYCVEDDQRLLVYEFMPRGSLDNHLFRRSLPLPWSIRMKVALGAAKGLAFLHEEAERPVIYRDFKTSNILLDADYNAKLSDFGLAKDGPVGDKTHVSTRVMGTYGYAAPEYVMTGHLTSKSDVYSFGVVLLEMMSGRRSMDKNRPNGEHNLVEWARPLLGERQRFYKLIDPRLEGNFSVKGAQKAAQLARACLNRDPKARPLMSQVVEVLKPLLNLKDMASSSYFYQTMQAERMAHSSSMNGRSHALKVQGSFARNGQQPMRSLSDGPRASPFRYSPKPNVK
- the LOC4346848 gene encoding serine/threonine-protein kinase PBL34 isoform X2; its protein translation is MGVAPPELGQFDGWESSGEEERERWGWCRRSRSRSGSRSGSGSGSSRRRLPRKGSGGGGGGEDATVATGCCIRLWPMGSCPPPPRSKVDTSTSSASTHGEKSTENGSRNHPVVSVVSGSTTTSNAESSSSASKAGEEIKVASQLRKFAFNDLKCATRNFRPESILGEGGFGCVFKGWIEENGTAPMKPGTGLTVAVKTLNHDGLQGHKEWVAEVDFLGNLHHPNLVRLIGYCVEDDQRLLVYEFMPRGSLDNHLFRRSLPLPWSIRMKVALGAAKGLAFLHEEAERPVIYRDFKTSNILLDADYNAKLSDFGLAKDGPVGDKTHVSTRVMGTYGYAAPEYVMTGHLTSKSDVYSFGVVLLEMMSGRRSMDKNRPNGEHNLVEWARPLLGERQRFYKLIDPRLEGNFSVKGAQKAAQLARACLNRDPKARPLMSQVVEVLKPLLNLKDMASSSYFYQTMQAERMAHSSSMNGRSHALKVQGSFARNGQQPMRSLSDGPRASPFRYSPKPNVK